In Paludibaculum fermentans, the genomic stretch AGCGTCACCTGCGCGTACATACCGGGCAGCAGGGCTGCATCCTGGTTGGGGATCTGCACCTCAGTGAGCAGCGTGCGGCTGGAGGCATCCAGCGCGCTGGAGGAGCGGGCGACCTTGCCGTGGAAGACGCGGCCGGGCAGGTCGGCTACCGCGACCTCCGCCTCGACACCGGGCTTGATCACGTCGGCATACGCCTGGGGCACGTTGACGAAGGTGCGGAGCGTGCCCATCTGGGCGACACGATAGAGGAGCGTCTGGCCGGTGCTGATCAGGGCTCCGACATCCACATTGCGAAGCGTGATGATGCCGGCGAACGGAGCGCGCACCTGGCGGTAGCCCTGCACCTGGTTCAGGCGCTCGAGATTGGCCTTGGAGGCTTCGATATTGCTGCGGGCGGCGGCCACGGCTCGCTCCTGGGCACGGGCGAACGCGCTTTGTGCCTGGAACTGCGCCTGATAGTTGTCGTTGTCCTGGCGGGAGACGGCGCCTTTGCCCAACAGGTTGCTCCAGCGCTGGGCCGTGATGCGGGCCAGTTGTTCATTGGCGCGGGACTGCTCCAGGCTGGCGGTGGCCTGTTCCAATGCGGCATACGACTGCTGCAGCGCGGCCTTGGCCTGCTGCACCTGGTTGTCCAGCTCCGGAGCTTCGATCTCGGCCAGCAACTGGCCTGCGGACACGCGGTCTCCGATGTCGACCAGACGGCGCTTCAAGTATCCATCTGCGCGAGCCAGGATCGGCGCCTCGGTGACCGCCTGGATGCTGCCGGGCAGGTCGAGATCGATCGCGGTGTCGCTACGCTTCGCCAAGGCGGTGCTCACGGTGGGGCGGGCTTCCGTGTCGGCCTTGGTCTCGGCGGTGATCGATTCGGTGCGGCGGACCTTGGGCAAATAGCCTGTCGTGAAGCCGACCCCGAGGAGGATGGCGGCCAGGATGGCAATTCCAAGTACGGCTTTGGAGGACGGACGGCGGCCGGGGCGCACGTTGTGATCGGTGGCGTCGGCGGCGCGGGCCGCGCGCTCTTTCAGCTTTGCGATCTCGGCTCGCAGCAGGGCTTCACGCTCGGCTGCGACGGGGTCGTGGCCGTGGTGTGCGGTCTTCTGTTCGCTGTCGGGCATAACTCTTCGCTTCAGGCTTGGCCGGATTCCGCCGGCAGCTCGCCTTCGTGCTCCTCAAAGAAAATCGTCTCGTCGTAGTTCACGGGCGGGGTCTTGCGCAGGGCGCTGTAGATGACCGGGACCACCACCAGGGTCGCAATTGTTGCCACCGTCAGGCCGCCGATCACCGCGCGGCCAAGCGGTGCATTCTGTTCGCCGCCTTCGCCGATGCCCAGCGCCATGGGCAGCATGCCGATGATCATGGCCAGGGCGGTCATCAGCACAGGCCGGACGCGGGTCGCACCGGCGGAGAGAGCGGCCTCGCGGGCGTTCTTACCCACCAGGCGTTCATCATTGGCGAAGACCACCATCAGGATGCTGTTCGCCGTGGCCACACCGATACACATGATGGCGCCCATCAGCGAGGGGACATTGAACGTGGTCTGCGTCAGGAACAAGGCCCACACGATGCCGGCGAACGCACCCGGGATGGCCATCAGGATGATCATGGGATCCAACCAGGACTGGAAGTTGACGACCATCAGCAGGTAGACCAGGGCGACCGCGCCCAACAGGCCCACGCCCAGGCGGAAGAACGAGTCCTGCATGGTCTTGTACTGCCCGCGCACGTTGATGCCCATGGCCTTCGGCAACTTCTTTGCCTCTTCCTCGACCACTTTCATCACCTGGTCGCCGACCCCGCCCAGGTCGCGCCGGTCGACGTTCACGAAGACGTCGACGACAGGCTGCACGTTGTAGTGGTTGACGATGCCGTAGGTACGGCCCCGTTCGACGGTCGCCAGGTTCGAGAGCAACTGCGTGCGATCGGCCTGGGCACCCGGATTGCCGTAAGCCAGGGTGTTCTTGCCCGGGCTGGCGCCCAGGGAACCGGGCGTCAGGGCGGATGCGCCCGCCAGCGAATCGGTTGTCGTAAACGCCACGCTGTTGGTGGCCGACCCAATAGGCGTCCGCATCAGGTCGTCAAGCGACAGGAAGCGGTAGATCGGCGTCTGCACGGCGACATTGTAATTGATGCCGTTGGCAAAATTAAGCCACTGGTTGGGCGCCACCTGGCCGCTGGAGCTCAGAGAGATGAGCAGGCTGCTGGAAACGTCGCGCTGCGTCAGCCCCATCTGTCCGGCCTTGGTGCGATCGACGTTGACCCGAATCTCGGGGCTGTCGTCCGTCTGGTGCAGGTGGACGTCGGCGCTGCCTGGAATGCGCTCGATCCGCTTGGCGATCTGGCGCGCTACCTGGAAGCTCTTGACGGGATCGCGGCCTGTCACCTGGATATCGATCGGCGCCGGCAGGCCGAAGTTCAGAATCTGGTTGGTGATGTTCGCCGCCTCAAAGAAAAAGACCACGTCGGGGAAGCGTTCGGTCAGGCGCTTGCGGAGCTTCTCCGTGTACAACTCCACCGGTTCATGCTTCTCCTGGTTCAAGGAGATGAGGATTTCGCCGTCGTTCGTCCCGATAGTGGGGTTGTCCCCAAAGGCCAGGTTGAAGCCGCCATTGGGCAGTCCGATGTTGTCGACGATGGTGGTGAGTTCCTGCGGCGGGATCACCTTGCGGATCTCTTCCTCGATGTTGGCGAAGATCAGTTCGGTCTGCTCCAGCCGCGTGCCGGAAGGTGCCCGGGCATGCAGCCGCATCTGGCCCGAGTCGATGCTCGGGAAGAAGTCCCGGCCCACCATCGGCGACAGGGACAGCGAGAGCACGACAAAGACCGCGAAGACCGCGCCGACGATCTTCTTGTGATCCAGGGACCAGTCCAGGAACCCCGTGTAGCGTTCGCGGAAGCTCTCGAAGCGTTGGTTGAAGGCGTGGTGGACGCTCCAGATGATGCCCTTGCCGCCCGTGGCGTGCTCACCATGCTGGTAGAGATGCGCTTCCTGGCCAAGCAGGTGGTGCACCATGGTGGGCACCAGCGTCCGGGAAAGCAGGTAGGACGCCATCATCGCGAAGACCACCGCCAGCGCCAGCGGCGTAAAGAGGAACTTGGCGACGCCGGTGAGCAGCAGGACAGGCACGAAGACTACGCAAATGGACAGGGTGGATACAAATGTCGGGGCCGCAATCTGCATGGCGCCGTCCAGCACTGCGCGCGTCAGAGGCTTCTTCATCGCGAGGTTTCGATGCGTATTCTCGATCTCCACCGTGGCGTCGTCGACCAGGATGCCGACAGCCAGCGCGAGGCCGCCCAAGGTCATGACGTTGATCGTCTGGCCCATCAGGGACAGCATCGTCAGGGACGACAGGATGGAGAGCGGGATGGAGATGGAGACGATGAGCGTACTGCGCCAACTGCCCAGGAAGATCAGGATCATCAGGCCGGTGAGGATGGCCGCCATCAGCCCTTCCTTGAGCACTCCGTCGATGGCGGCGCGCACGAACACCGACTGATCGAAGAATTCGCGGACCTCCAGCTCCTTCGGCAGCCCCGCAAGGATCTTGGGCAGCGCGGTCTTCACTCCCTTGACGATATCCAGTGTGGACGCCTGGCCGTTCTTCATCACGATGAGCAGCGCGCCGCGCGTACCGTTGGTGCGCACGATGCTGGTCTGGACGGCATAACCGTCGCGGACATGGGCGACGTCCTTCATGTAGACCGTGGCGCCGTTCACGGTGCGGATGGGCAGGTCGTTCAGTTCCTCCAGCACGCGCGGGCTGGAGTTCAGTCGGACCTGGTATTCGCGCTGGTCCAGCTTGATATTGCCGGACGGCAGGATGAGGTTCTGCAGGTTCAGGGCGTTTGAAACGTCGAGTGCCGAAAGATTCTTAGCGTAGAGAGACTGCGGGTCCAGATCGACCATCACCTGCCGGAACCGTCCGCCGTAGGGCAGCGGCACGGACGCGCCTTGCACCGTCGCCAGCTGCGTGCGGATAAAATTCAGCCCGAGATCGAATAGTTCCTGCTCGCTGAGGGTTTTACTACCCAGACCCAACTGGAGGACGGGCACGATGGAGGCGTCGTACTTGAGAATGCTGGGCGGGAAGATGCCGGGCGGCAGCCCGCGCAGCAGGGTCTGTGAGATGGCCGTCACCTGTGCAATCGCCAGGTCGATCTTCACGTTCGGCTGAAAGAAGATGCGCGTGACGGAGACACCGCTGTAGCTCTGCGACTCGATATGCTCAATATCGTTGACAGTCGTGGTAAGGGACCGCTCAAAGATGGTGACGATCCGCTTCTCCATCTCCTCCGGCGGGATGCCGTTGTAGGTCCACACGACACTGACGACGGGAATGTCCACCGCGGGGAAGATGTCGACGGGCATCGACACGATGGCAGAGCAGCCCAGCAGCACGATCAGCATCGCAAGGGCGACGAAGGTATACGGA encodes the following:
- a CDS encoding efflux RND transporter permease subunit, coding for MWIVRLALRRPYTFVALAMLIVLLGCSAIVSMPVDIFPAVDIPVVSVVWTYNGIPPEEMEKRIVTIFERSLTTTVNDIEHIESQSYSGVSVTRIFFQPNVKIDLAIAQVTAISQTLLRGLPPGIFPPSILKYDASIVPVLQLGLGSKTLSEQELFDLGLNFIRTQLATVQGASVPLPYGGRFRQVMVDLDPQSLYAKNLSALDVSNALNLQNLILPSGNIKLDQREYQVRLNSSPRVLEELNDLPIRTVNGATVYMKDVAHVRDGYAVQTSIVRTNGTRGALLIVMKNGQASTLDIVKGVKTALPKILAGLPKELEVREFFDQSVFVRAAIDGVLKEGLMAAILTGLMILIFLGSWRSTLIVSISIPLSILSSLTMLSLMGQTINVMTLGGLALAVGILVDDATVEIENTHRNLAMKKPLTRAVLDGAMQIAAPTFVSTLSICVVFVPVLLLTGVAKFLFTPLALAVVFAMMASYLLSRTLVPTMVHHLLGQEAHLYQHGEHATGGKGIIWSVHHAFNQRFESFRERYTGFLDWSLDHKKIVGAVFAVFVVLSLSLSPMVGRDFFPSIDSGQMRLHARAPSGTRLEQTELIFANIEEEIRKVIPPQELTTIVDNIGLPNGGFNLAFGDNPTIGTNDGEILISLNQEKHEPVELYTEKLRKRLTERFPDVVFFFEAANITNQILNFGLPAPIDIQVTGRDPVKSFQVARQIAKRIERIPGSADVHLHQTDDSPEIRVNVDRTKAGQMGLTQRDVSSSLLISLSSSGQVAPNQWLNFANGINYNVAVQTPIYRFLSLDDLMRTPIGSATNSVAFTTTDSLAGASALTPGSLGASPGKNTLAYGNPGAQADRTQLLSNLATVERGRTYGIVNHYNVQPVVDVFVNVDRRDLGGVGDQVMKVVEEEAKKLPKAMGINVRGQYKTMQDSFFRLGVGLLGAVALVYLLMVVNFQSWLDPMIILMAIPGAFAGIVWALFLTQTTFNVPSLMGAIMCIGVATANSILMVVFANDERLVGKNAREAALSAGATRVRPVLMTALAMIIGMLPMALGIGEGGEQNAPLGRAVIGGLTVATIATLVVVPVIYSALRKTPPVNYDETIFFEEHEGELPAESGQA
- a CDS encoding efflux RND transporter periplasmic adaptor subunit; amino-acid sequence: MPDSEQKTAHHGHDPVAAEREALLRAEIAKLKERAARAADATDHNVRPGRRPSSKAVLGIAILAAILLGVGFTTGYLPKVRRTESITAETKADTEARPTVSTALAKRSDTAIDLDLPGSIQAVTEAPILARADGYLKRRLVDIGDRVSAGQLLAEIEAPELDNQVQQAKAALQQSYAALEQATASLEQSRANEQLARITAQRWSNLLGKGAVSRQDNDNYQAQFQAQSAFARAQERAVAAARSNIEASKANLERLNQVQGYRQVRAPFAGIITLRNVDVGALISTGQTLLYRVAQMGTLRTFVNVPQAYADVIKPGVEAEVAVADLPGRVFHGKVARSSSALDASSRTLLTEVQIPNQDAALLPGMYAQVTLSIRRVNPPLIIPGDTLLIRPQGTMVAVVRPDNSIHFQKILVGRDFGKELEVIKGLEEGQALVVNANDSVQEGVKVKTVKLKEDGAKR